In one window of Haloimpatiens sp. FM7315 DNA:
- the cysK gene encoding cysteine synthase A, whose amino-acid sequence MNIYKSALDLVGNTPLLELSNLKDKYKLNCSLLGKVEYFNPGGSVKDRVALSMIEDAENKGLIKKGDTIIEPTSGNTGIGLAFVSAIKGYKLILTMPESMSIERRKLLKAYGATLVLTEARKGMRGAIEKAEELKSNIENSFIPQQFGNLANPKAHIKTTGEEIWRDTEGKVDIFVACVGTGGTITGVGKALKEKNPSVKIVAIEPSKSAVLSGEKPGSHNIQGIGAGFVPDILDTNIIDEVIKVSDEDAFKITKELPLLDGILVGISSGAALYGAIELGNREENKGKNIVVLLPDTGERYLSTPIFD is encoded by the coding sequence ATGAATATATATAAAAGTGCATTGGATCTTGTAGGAAATACTCCTTTGTTAGAGCTTTCTAATTTAAAGGACAAATATAAATTGAACTGTAGCTTACTTGGCAAGGTAGAGTATTTTAATCCAGGTGGAAGTGTAAAGGATAGAGTTGCTTTATCTATGATTGAAGATGCTGAAAATAAAGGCTTAATAAAAAAGGGTGATACTATAATTGAGCCAACAAGTGGCAATACGGGAATAGGACTTGCTTTTGTTTCGGCAATTAAAGGTTATAAATTAATACTTACTATGCCAGAGTCTATGAGTATAGAAAGAAGAAAATTACTTAAAGCTTACGGGGCAACTCTTGTTTTAACGGAAGCTAGAAAGGGAATGAGAGGTGCTATTGAAAAAGCTGAAGAGTTAAAAAGTAATATAGAGAATTCTTTTATACCCCAACAGTTTGGAAATTTGGCCAATCCTAAAGCACATATAAAAACCACTGGGGAAGAAATATGGAGAGATACAGAGGGAAAAGTAGATATATTTGTAGCTTGTGTAGGTACTGGAGGTACAATAACAGGTGTAGGCAAAGCTCTAAAAGAAAAAAATCCAAGTGTAAAAATTGTAGCTATAGAACCTAGTAAATCTGCTGTTTTGTCTGGAGAAAAACCAGGAAGTCATAATATTCAAGGAATAGGAGCTGGTTTTGTACCAGATATATTAGATACAAATATTATTGATGAGGTTATAAAGGTAAGTGATGAGGATGCTTTTAAAATTACAAAAGAACTTCCTTTACTAGATGGTATTTTAGTTGGAATATCTTCTGGAGCTGCTTTATATGGAGCAATTGAACTTGGAAATAGAGAAGAAAATAAAGGCAAAAATATTGTAGTTTTATTACCGGATACTGGGGAAAGATACTTATCTACGCCAATATTTGATTAA
- the cobT gene encoding nicotinate-nucleotide--dimethylbenzimidazole phosphoribosyltransferase, with protein sequence MKILEKTLNSIEPLSDEAMKIAWNRIDNLTKPIGSLGRLEEIAAKIAGITGKVFPVIKNKNIIIMCSDNGVVEENVTNNSQKITQIVTNNFTKDITGVSALCKFTGSTMTVVDIGVNYDFSNSLIINRKISYGTKNIVKGPAMDREQAIKAIEIGIEIVDKLAKEGVDILGTGEMGVGNTTTSAAVLSVLCSLSPEISCGRGSGITDAQLKCKIEAIEKAIKVNNPNKNDVIDVLSKVGGYDIAGLCGCFLGASKNRIPIVIDGFIASSAALCAYKLNPLCKDYMFASHLSAEPAAIHMLKEINLKPLLNLNMRLGEGSGCPLAFNIIEAAIFTMENMGTFETAKLDKREYIDIRKDTN encoded by the coding sequence ATGAAAATATTAGAAAAAACCCTTAATAGTATTGAGCCTTTAAGTGATGAAGCAATGAAAATAGCTTGGAATAGAATTGACAACTTAACTAAACCTATAGGGAGTTTAGGAAGGTTAGAAGAGATAGCGGCAAAAATTGCTGGTATTACAGGAAAAGTATTTCCAGTTATAAAAAATAAAAATATAATAATAATGTGTTCAGACAATGGAGTAGTTGAAGAAAATGTAACTAATAATTCACAAAAAATAACTCAGATAGTTACAAATAATTTTACAAAGGACATAACAGGGGTAAGTGCTCTTTGTAAGTTTACCGGTTCCACTATGACTGTTGTAGATATTGGAGTTAATTACGATTTTAGTAATTCACTTATTATAAATAGAAAAATATCTTATGGTACTAAAAATATAGTAAAAGGACCTGCAATGGATAGAGAACAAGCAATAAAAGCAATAGAAATAGGAATTGAAATTGTAGATAAACTAGCAAAAGAAGGGGTAGATATTCTTGGAACTGGAGAAATGGGAGTTGGTAATACTACAACAAGTGCTGCGGTTTTAAGTGTACTTTGTAGTCTTTCCCCTGAAATAAGTTGTGGAAGAGGTTCTGGCATTACAGATGCTCAGCTTAAATGTAAGATAGAGGCTATAGAAAAAGCAATAAAAGTGAATAATCCAAACAAAAATGATGTAATTGATGTTCTATCAAAAGTAGGGGGATACGATATAGCAGGTTTATGTGGATGCTTTTTAGGTGCTTCTAAAAATAGAATTCCAATTGTTATTGATGGATTTATAGCTTCTTCAGCGGCTTTATGTGCATATAAATTAAATCCTTTATGTAAAGATTACATGTTTGCTTCTCATTTATCAGCAGAACCAGCGGCTATACATATGCTTAAAGAAATCAATTTAAAGCCGTTATTAAATCTAAATATGAGATTAGGTGAAGGGTCTGGTTGTCCCTTGGCCTTTAATATAATTGAGGCAGCAATTTTTACAATGGAAAATATGGGAACTTTTGAGACCGCAAAGCTAGATAAAAGAGAATACATAGATATTAGAAAAGATACTAATTAA
- the trmB gene encoding tRNA (guanosine(46)-N7)-methyltransferase TrmB — protein MRLRKKWWARPELEKSTAFISEAKSMKGKWQEEFKNSNDIYLELGCGRGGFVSKAALKYPDKNFVAVDLKDEVLIYVLKKIQEEELENIRITAMNIMGISEVFDKGEVKRIYINFCNPWPKDRHKKRRLTHTKFLSYYKEFIEKGTEIWFKTDDDELFEESLDYFRESGFALKYLTRDLQSEDFKENIVTEYEAKFKAEGVKIKFLVAELIEPKE, from the coding sequence ATGAGATTAAGGAAAAAATGGTGGGCTAGACCAGAACTAGAAAAAAGCACTGCTTTTATATCAGAAGCTAAAAGTATGAAAGGTAAATGGCAGGAAGAATTCAAAAATAGCAATGATATTTATTTGGAATTAGGTTGTGGCCGCGGTGGCTTTGTATCTAAGGCAGCGTTAAAGTATCCTGATAAGAATTTTGTGGCAGTTGATCTTAAAGATGAAGTTTTAATCTATGTTCTTAAAAAAATTCAAGAGGAAGAACTAGAAAACATAAGAATTACTGCAATGAATATAATGGGTATATCTGAAGTTTTTGATAAGGGAGAAGTAAAGAGGATTTACATTAATTTTTGTAATCCTTGGCCAAAAGATAGACATAAAAAAAGAAGGCTTACTCATACCAAATTTTTAAGTTATTACAAAGAATTCATAGAAAAAGGCACTGAGATATGGTTTAAAACCGATGATGATGAGCTTTTTGAAGAATCATTGGACTACTTTAGAGAAAGTGGCTTTGCTTTAAAATATTTAACTAGGGATTTACAAAGTGAGGACTTTAAAGAAAATATAGTTACAGAATATGAAGCTAAATTTAAAGCGGAGGGAGTTAAAATTAAGTTTCTAGTAGCAGAGCTTATAGAGCCTAAAGAATAA
- a CDS encoding DUF3892 domain-containing protein has product MYNIVEVMKDNKGEIVSYKLDSGTVLDKSQAVCMAKEGKIAGVTVSVSKYGEEYLKSIPDGDKKNNLDNMTEM; this is encoded by the coding sequence ATGTATAATATAGTTGAAGTTATGAAAGATAATAAAGGTGAAATTGTCTCTTACAAATTAGATAGTGGAACTGTGCTAGATAAAAGTCAGGCAGTTTGTATGGCAAAAGAAGGTAAGATAGCAGGAGTTACAGTTTCTGTTTCTAAGTATGGAGAGGAGTACCTAAAAAGTATTCCAGATGGAGATAAGAAAAACAATTTAGATAATATGACCGAAATGTAA